Proteins from a genomic interval of Gluconacetobacter diazotrophicus PA1 5:
- a CDS encoding ComEC/Rec2 family competence protein, with amino-acid sequence MADALAARLALWLPVGIGLGIALYFSLRQEPGRAAMLAAAGVVAAALGWIARRPYDLVPRVAGGGAAAVAVGFVVACTATHRQPPLPDLPRRATIVTGQVVAVVLLPPRPGDDGPATRRVDLAGAVLDDAIDAGMPPLRRILRVRLRPDDPAVLVPGMTVRVRAMLRPPAPPAWPGGPDRQRRAWFDGTAGTGTALGPVQAAGPPPPPRTLEGLRERVVARILRVLPGAPGGVAAAVLTGSAATMPQADRDAFADAGLAHLLAVAGLHLGIVMGLVMAAARLLLACSERATLYWPCRQVAALAGLAAGIVYVVLTGAHLPALRSLTMAALVVLAILTGRRALSMRGLAVGATLLLLTGPADLLEAPLQMSLAAVMALAAGFEATRPALSRLREQPDWWRRPALHVAHLALASLLAGGATVPVVMTHFGTLQPWFVLANLLAVPLMALWILPWGVIALLLMPWGADPVALVPMGWGIRLVLGLAHAVSGWPAARVMVPAMPSWGLAAWMLGLCWLCLWTRRWRWWGVAPMALALAAPVLVARPDVLLSPDGRAVAVRDGAVLRIGPHPGADKAVESDWQQALALPLASLPQADGRLACRDEACRMDGGRVRLRLSAAAPAECAGVTLLVTLVPMDQGCPAARTLDGLTVWQGGAQAVFLRPDGPHVVSDRGVRGARPWVLAPGQHGMPTLPLAQRE; translated from the coding sequence GTGGCGGACGCGCTGGCCGCGCGTCTGGCGCTGTGGCTGCCGGTGGGGATCGGCCTCGGGATCGCCCTGTATTTCTCGCTGCGGCAGGAACCGGGCCGGGCGGCCATGCTGGCCGCCGCCGGCGTGGTGGCGGCGGCGCTGGGCTGGATCGCGCGTCGCCCCTACGATCTGGTGCCCCGGGTGGCGGGCGGGGGGGCGGCGGCGGTGGCCGTGGGGTTCGTGGTGGCATGCACGGCAACGCATCGCCAGCCGCCGCTGCCGGACCTGCCGCGCCGGGCCACCATCGTGACCGGCCAGGTCGTCGCGGTCGTGCTGCTGCCGCCCCGGCCGGGGGATGACGGCCCGGCCACCCGCAGGGTGGACCTGGCCGGGGCGGTCCTGGACGATGCGATCGATGCCGGCATGCCGCCCCTGCGCCGCATCCTGCGCGTGCGCCTGCGGCCGGACGATCCGGCGGTGCTGGTCCCGGGCATGACGGTCCGGGTTCGCGCCATGCTGCGGCCACCGGCCCCGCCCGCCTGGCCCGGCGGCCCCGACCGGCAGCGCCGCGCCTGGTTCGACGGCACGGCGGGAACCGGCACCGCGCTGGGGCCGGTGCAGGCCGCCGGTCCGCCCCCGCCGCCGCGTACTCTGGAAGGGCTGCGCGAACGGGTGGTGGCGCGCATCCTGCGCGTGCTGCCGGGCGCGCCGGGCGGCGTGGCGGCGGCGGTCCTGACCGGCTCGGCCGCCACGATGCCGCAGGCCGACCGCGACGCGTTCGCCGATGCTGGGCTTGCCCATCTGCTGGCCGTCGCGGGGCTGCATCTGGGCATCGTCATGGGGTTGGTGATGGCGGCGGCGCGGCTGCTGCTGGCCTGTTCCGAACGGGCGACGCTCTACTGGCCGTGCCGGCAGGTCGCGGCGCTGGCCGGGCTGGCGGCGGGCATCGTCTATGTGGTGCTGACCGGCGCGCACCTGCCCGCGCTGCGCAGCCTGACCATGGCCGCCCTGGTGGTGCTGGCCATCCTGACGGGCCGGCGGGCACTGTCGATGCGCGGGCTGGCGGTGGGGGCGACGCTGCTGCTGCTGACCGGCCCCGCCGACCTGCTGGAGGCCCCGCTGCAGATGTCGCTGGCCGCCGTCATGGCCCTGGCGGCGGGGTTCGAGGCGACGCGGCCGGCCCTGTCCCGCCTGAGGGAACAACCCGACTGGTGGCGGCGTCCCGCCCTGCACGTCGCCCATCTGGCGCTGGCCAGCCTGCTGGCGGGGGGCGCCACCGTGCCGGTGGTGATGACGCATTTCGGCACGCTCCAGCCCTGGTTCGTACTGGCCAACCTGCTGGCCGTGCCGCTGATGGCGCTGTGGATCCTGCCCTGGGGAGTGATCGCCCTGCTGCTGATGCCGTGGGGCGCGGACCCCGTGGCGCTGGTGCCCATGGGCTGGGGTATCCGGCTGGTGCTGGGCCTGGCGCATGCGGTGTCCGGCTGGCCGGCGGCGCGGGTGATGGTGCCGGCCATGCCGTCCTGGGGACTCGCCGCGTGGATGCTGGGCCTGTGCTGGCTCTGTCTCTGGACCCGGCGCTGGCGCTGGTGGGGCGTGGCCCCGATGGCCCTGGCGCTGGCGGCGCCCGTCCTGGTGGCGCGGCCGGATGTGCTGCTGTCCCCCGACGGACGGGCGGTGGCGGTGCGTGACGGCGCCGTGCTGCGCATCGGCCCGCATCCGGGGGCCGACAAGGCGGTCGAATCCGACTGGCAACAGGCCCTGGCTCTTCCGCTGGCCTCACTGCCGCAGGCGGACGGCCGCCTCGCCTGCCGTGACGAAGCCTGCCGGATGGATGGCGGGCGGGTCCGCCTGCGCCTTTCCGCCGCCGCCCCGGCCGAGTGCGCGGGGGTTACCCTGCTGGTGACGCTGGTGCCGATGGATCAGGGCTGCCCCGCCGCCCGTACGCTCGACGGGCTGACCGTATGGCAAGGCGGCGCGCAGGCGGTCTTCCTGCGCCCGGACGGGCCGCATGTGGTCTCGGATCGTGGGGTGCGCGGGGCCAGGCCGTGGGTGCTGGCGCCGGGGCAGCATGGCATGCCGACCCTGCCGCTGGCCCAGCGGGAGTAA
- a CDS encoding aspartate carbamoyltransferase catalytic subunit produces MTDGPRAAAPRFFPQHARHLLGLQGMHPTRIEPFLDLAESYALMSRSRKTPRDRLLGRTVINLFFEDSTRTRTSFELAAKRLGADVINMTVASSSVNKGETLLDTAATLNAMRTDLLVVRHSQSGAPALLARKVEASVVNAGDGTHEHPTQALLDALTIRRHFGTLHGLTVAICGDVSHSRVARSNIHLLTAMGARVRVVGPPTLIPGAIGALGVDVHYTMEDGLRDVDVVMMLRMQRERMSGGQVPSAREYFRFYGLDRKRLAVARPGALVMHPGPMNRGVEIDSRVADSDQSVIREQVEMGVAVRMAVLDLLSRAGDQS; encoded by the coding sequence ATGACCGACGGTCCGCGCGCGGCGGCACCCCGCTTCTTCCCGCAGCATGCACGGCATCTGCTGGGCCTGCAGGGCATGCATCCGACCCGGATCGAACCGTTCCTGGACCTGGCCGAAAGCTATGCGCTGATGAGCCGCTCGCGCAAGACGCCGCGCGACCGGCTGCTGGGGCGCACGGTCATCAACCTGTTCTTCGAGGACAGCACCCGGACGCGGACGTCGTTCGAACTGGCGGCGAAGCGGCTGGGCGCCGACGTGATCAACATGACGGTGGCCAGTTCGTCGGTGAACAAGGGCGAGACTCTGCTGGACACGGCGGCGACGCTGAACGCGATGCGGACCGACCTGCTGGTGGTGCGCCATTCGCAGTCCGGCGCGCCGGCGCTGCTCGCCCGCAAGGTCGAGGCCAGCGTGGTGAATGCCGGCGACGGCACCCACGAACACCCCACCCAGGCGCTGCTGGACGCGCTGACCATCCGCCGGCATTTCGGCACGCTGCACGGCCTGACGGTGGCGATCTGCGGCGATGTCAGCCACAGCCGCGTGGCACGGTCGAACATCCACCTGCTGACGGCGATGGGGGCCAGGGTACGGGTGGTGGGACCGCCCACGCTGATCCCCGGCGCGATCGGCGCCCTGGGGGTGGATGTCCATTACACGATGGAAGACGGGCTGCGCGACGTGGACGTGGTGATGATGCTGCGCATGCAGCGCGAGCGCATGAGCGGCGGCCAGGTGCCCAGCGCGCGCGAATATTTCCGCTTCTACGGCCTGGACCGCAAGCGGCTGGCGGTCGCGCGGCCCGGGGCGCTGGTCATGCATCCCGGCCCGATGAATCGCGGGGTCGAGATCGACAGCCGCGTCGCCGATTCCGACCAGAGCGTCATCCGCGAGCAGGTCGAGATGGGGGTGGCCGTGCGCATGGCCGTCCTGGACCTGCTGTCGCGTGCCGGAGATCAGTCGTGA
- the topA gene encoding type I DNA topoisomerase, whose product MTDVVVVESPAKAKTINKYLGDGFTVLASFGHVRDLPPKDGSVRPDENFAMDWQADERGSRQMAAIAKALRGARHLYLATDPDREGEAISWHVRAMLEEKNLLKGVDVQRVTFNEITKSAIRAAMAQPRDLDQPLIEAYLARRALDYLVGFTLSPVLWRKLPGSRSAGRVQSVALRLICEREAEIESFRAREYWTVAAQFTTPGGAAFTARLTHLAGCKLDQFDLHDEAGAMAAKAAVEAGRFAVQSVERRKVRRNPPPPFTTSTMQQEASRKLGMGAQGTMRTAQQLYEGIDLGGETVGLITYMRTDGVQMAGEAIAAIRGHIGESFGAPYVPEKARIYSTKAKNAQEAHEAIRPTDVSRTPAQMARYLNDEQRRLYELIWKRSVASQMQSAELDQVIVEIADAGGAATLRATGSMIAFDGFLKLYSEGRDDAAPKDEQDDDSRMLPPMRERDALKTGEVAADQHFTQPPPRFSEASLVKKMEEIGIGRPSTYASILTVLRDRNYVRLDARRFVPEDRGRLVTAFLTSFFERYVDTQFTAGLEEQLDDISGGRADWRDVMSAFWQDFSRAVDQTKDLKISDVISALDADLAPHFFPAHPDGSDPRVCTACGTGRLGLKLGRYGAFIGCSNYPTCQFTRRLVVDPKEDGEADTLKDGMRLLGQTPGGEDVTVRRGPWGLYVQQGEPDPEDKKAKPRRATIPRGIEGDKITLDQALGLLSLPRVVGIHPETGEQIEAGLGRFGPYVKMGAVYGSLDKDDDILTVGLNRAVDVLARKLASVRTIAPHPKDGEPVIVRKGRFGPYIQHGTMVVNVPRGEAMEDVTLDQAVALLAEKGKPLKPKGKAAAKKAPARKTAARKAPAKTAAKKAAPDGDADTQARAAKPPARKAAARKTPAGKATGKTAKGKAEPGEGAGPRTRRTATEAG is encoded by the coding sequence ATGACTGACGTCGTCGTGGTCGAGTCGCCTGCCAAGGCGAAGACGATCAACAAGTATCTGGGGGACGGATTCACGGTTCTTGCCTCGTTCGGCCATGTCCGCGACCTGCCGCCGAAGGATGGCAGCGTCCGCCCCGACGAGAATTTCGCCATGGACTGGCAGGCCGACGAGCGCGGCAGCCGGCAGATGGCCGCGATCGCCAAGGCGTTGCGCGGGGCGCGGCATCTGTACCTGGCCACTGACCCGGATCGCGAGGGCGAGGCGATTTCCTGGCATGTCCGCGCGATGCTGGAGGAAAAGAACCTGCTGAAGGGGGTGGACGTCCAGCGCGTCACCTTCAACGAGATCACCAAGAGCGCCATCCGCGCCGCGATGGCCCAGCCGCGCGACCTGGACCAGCCGCTGATCGAGGCCTATCTGGCCCGGCGCGCGCTGGATTACCTGGTGGGCTTCACCCTGTCGCCCGTGCTGTGGCGCAAGCTGCCGGGGTCGCGCAGCGCCGGCCGGGTACAGTCGGTCGCCCTGCGCCTGATCTGCGAGCGCGAGGCGGAGATCGAGAGCTTCCGCGCCCGCGAATACTGGACGGTGGCCGCGCAGTTCACCACGCCCGGCGGCGCGGCCTTCACCGCGCGGCTGACGCACCTGGCCGGCTGCAAGCTGGACCAGTTCGACCTGCATGACGAAGCCGGGGCCATGGCGGCCAAGGCGGCCGTCGAGGCCGGGCGCTTCGCCGTGCAGTCGGTGGAACGGCGCAAGGTCCGCCGCAACCCGCCGCCGCCCTTCACGACCTCGACCATGCAGCAGGAAGCGTCGCGCAAGCTGGGCATGGGCGCGCAGGGCACCATGCGCACCGCCCAGCAGCTGTACGAAGGCATCGACCTGGGCGGCGAGACGGTCGGTCTGATCACCTATATGCGAACCGATGGCGTGCAGATGGCCGGCGAGGCCATCGCCGCCATCCGCGGCCATATCGGCGAGAGCTTCGGCGCGCCCTACGTGCCCGAGAAGGCCCGGATCTATTCCACCAAGGCGAAGAACGCCCAGGAAGCGCACGAGGCGATCCGCCCCACCGATGTCAGCCGCACCCCGGCGCAGATGGCCCGCTACCTGAATGACGAGCAGCGGCGGCTGTACGAACTGATCTGGAAACGGTCGGTCGCCAGCCAGATGCAGTCGGCCGAACTGGACCAGGTAATCGTCGAGATCGCGGATGCCGGAGGGGCCGCCACCCTGCGCGCCACCGGGTCGATGATCGCCTTCGACGGGTTCCTGAAGCTGTACAGCGAAGGCCGGGACGACGCCGCGCCGAAGGACGAGCAGGACGACGACAGCCGCATGCTGCCGCCGATGCGCGAGCGCGACGCGCTGAAAACCGGCGAGGTCGCGGCCGACCAGCATTTCACCCAGCCGCCGCCGCGCTTCTCCGAAGCGTCGCTGGTCAAGAAGATGGAAGAGATCGGGATCGGCCGGCCGTCGACCTATGCCTCGATCCTGACGGTGCTGCGCGACCGCAATTACGTGCGGCTGGATGCCCGCCGCTTCGTCCCCGAGGACCGGGGGCGGCTGGTCACCGCGTTCCTGACCTCGTTCTTCGAACGCTATGTGGACACGCAGTTCACGGCGGGGCTGGAAGAGCAGCTGGACGACATATCCGGTGGGCGGGCCGACTGGCGCGACGTGATGTCGGCCTTCTGGCAGGATTTTTCCCGCGCGGTGGACCAGACGAAGGATCTGAAGATCTCCGACGTCATCAGCGCGCTGGATGCCGACCTGGCGCCGCATTTCTTCCCCGCGCACCCCGACGGCAGCGATCCGCGCGTCTGCACCGCCTGCGGCACCGGGCGGCTGGGGCTGAAGCTGGGGCGGTACGGCGCCTTCATCGGCTGTTCCAACTATCCGACCTGCCAGTTCACCCGCCGCCTGGTGGTGGACCCCAAGGAGGACGGCGAGGCCGACACGCTGAAGGACGGCATGCGCCTGCTGGGCCAGACGCCGGGCGGCGAGGACGTGACCGTGCGGCGCGGCCCGTGGGGCCTGTACGTCCAGCAGGGCGAACCCGACCCCGAGGACAAGAAGGCCAAGCCCCGGCGCGCCACCATTCCGCGCGGGATCGAAGGCGACAAGATCACGCTGGACCAGGCGCTGGGCCTGCTCTCGCTGCCGCGGGTCGTCGGCATCCATCCGGAAACCGGCGAGCAGATCGAGGCCGGGCTGGGCCGCTTCGGGCCATACGTGAAGATGGGCGCGGTCTATGGATCGCTGGACAAGGATGACGACATCCTGACGGTCGGGCTGAACCGGGCGGTGGACGTGCTGGCCCGCAAGCTGGCCTCGGTCCGCACCATCGCGCCGCACCCCAAGGATGGCGAGCCGGTGATCGTCCGCAAGGGACGGTTCGGACCGTATATCCAGCATGGCACGATGGTGGTGAACGTGCCCCGGGGCGAGGCCATGGAGGACGTGACCCTGGACCAGGCGGTGGCGCTGCTGGCCGAAAAGGGCAAGCCGCTGAAGCCCAAGGGCAAGGCCGCGGCGAAGAAGGCCCCCGCCCGGAAGACGGCCGCCAGGAAGGCGCCGGCCAAGACCGCGGCGAAGAAAGCCGCCCCGGACGGGGATGCCGATACGCAGGCCAGGGCCGCGAAACCCCCGGCGCGCAAGGCCGCCGCCCGCAAGACCCCGGCCGGCAAGGCAACGGGCAAGACCGCGAAGGGCAAGGCCGAACCCGGCGAGGGTGCCGGGCCCCGCACGCGGCGCACGGCGACCGAGGCCGGCTGA
- a CDS encoding dihydroorotase — translation MTATLFENVRLIDPARGLDRPGRLLVRDGVIAGTDLPGAEGAPEGAGIVDGGGSILCPGLVDMRVAIGEPGFEYRETVASAARAAAAGGITTMAVLPNSQPATDDPALVRHLRARGEETGMVSILPYGALTRRCEGGELAEIGLLNEAGAVAFTDGPRALADARMMRLALTYARGFDALVVQHPEDPSLARGGCATDGELATRLGLPGIPAAAEAIMIARDLRLLELTRGRLHFSHVSTAEGLALIRAAKARDLRVTCDTAPPYFDLNETAIGDFRTYAKLSPPLRGEADRQAVCTALADGTIDAIASDHAPCDADDKRQPFAVASAGGTGLATLLAVTLAQVHGGCLPLVEALGLLTHRPAALLRSRAGTLADGAVADLCLFNPDRAWKVEADQMPGKAQNTPFDGRALEGRVLGTWKAGRMVFGQDAP, via the coding sequence GTGACCGCTACCCTGTTTGAAAACGTCCGCCTGATCGACCCCGCGCGGGGCCTGGACCGGCCCGGGCGGCTGCTGGTGCGGGACGGCGTGATCGCCGGGACCGACCTGCCGGGTGCCGAAGGCGCGCCCGAGGGCGCCGGAATCGTCGACGGGGGCGGGTCGATCCTGTGCCCCGGACTGGTGGACATGCGGGTGGCGATCGGCGAGCCCGGCTTCGAGTATCGCGAGACCGTGGCCTCCGCCGCGCGGGCGGCGGCGGCGGGCGGCATCACCACGATGGCCGTGCTGCCCAACAGCCAGCCCGCGACCGACGACCCGGCGCTGGTGCGCCACCTGCGCGCGCGCGGCGAGGAGACGGGCATGGTCTCGATCCTGCCCTACGGCGCGCTGACCCGGCGGTGCGAGGGCGGCGAACTCGCCGAGATCGGCCTGTTGAACGAGGCCGGGGCCGTGGCCTTCACCGACGGGCCGCGCGCCCTGGCCGATGCGCGGATGATGCGGCTGGCGCTGACCTATGCGCGCGGGTTCGACGCGCTGGTCGTCCAGCACCCCGAGGACCCGTCGCTGGCGCGCGGCGGCTGCGCCACCGACGGCGAACTGGCGACACGGCTGGGCCTGCCGGGCATTCCGGCGGCGGCCGAGGCGATCATGATCGCCCGCGACCTGCGGCTGCTGGAACTGACGCGCGGGCGGCTGCATTTCAGCCACGTCTCGACGGCGGAGGGGCTGGCGCTGATCCGTGCGGCCAAGGCGCGCGACCTGCGCGTGACCTGCGACACCGCGCCGCCCTATTTCGACCTGAACGAGACCGCGATCGGCGATTTCCGGACCTATGCCAAGCTGTCGCCGCCCCTGCGCGGCGAGGCCGACCGGCAGGCGGTGTGCACGGCGCTGGCCGACGGGACGATCGACGCCATCGCATCCGACCACGCGCCGTGCGACGCCGACGACAAGCGCCAGCCCTTCGCCGTGGCCTCGGCCGGCGGAACGGGGCTGGCGACCCTGCTGGCCGTGACGCTGGCGCAGGTCCATGGCGGCTGCCTGCCGCTGGTCGAGGCGCTGGGCCTGCTGACCCACCGTCCCGCCGCCCTGCTGCGCAGCCGGGCCGGCACGCTGGCCGACGGGGCCGTGGCGGATCTGTGCCTGTTCAACCCCGACCGCGCCTGGAAGGTCGAAGCCGACCAGATGCCGGGCAAGGCGCAGAACACGCCCTTCGACGGGCGGGCGCTGGAGGGGCGGGTATTGGGCACCTGGAAGGCCGGACGCATGGTCTTCGGACAGGACGCGCCATGA
- the plsY gene encoding glycerol-3-phosphate 1-O-acyltransferase PlsY, translating to MNGAIPAFALPLLAAIGVLAYCIGSIPFGLLLTQFGGAGDIRTIGSGNIGATNVLRTGRRGLAAATLLLDGAKGVFAVMCGFILSPFHTGPAMAVAALFAVVGHCFPVWLKFRGGKGVATGLGAVLALSPLTGLACCAIWLGVARLTRISSAGALAAFAAMPMMLAALNHTGDGPAIPIGGLLIALLVIARHRGNIRRLVDGTEPRIGRKRP from the coding sequence ATGAACGGCGCGATTCCGGCCTTCGCGCTGCCGCTGCTGGCCGCGATCGGCGTGCTGGCCTACTGCATCGGCAGCATTCCCTTCGGCCTGCTGCTGACGCAGTTCGGCGGGGCGGGCGACATCCGCACCATCGGGTCGGGCAATATCGGCGCGACCAACGTGCTGCGCACCGGGCGGCGCGGACTGGCCGCGGCGACGCTGCTGCTGGACGGGGCCAAGGGCGTGTTCGCGGTGATGTGCGGCTTCATCCTGTCGCCCTTCCATACCGGGCCGGCCATGGCGGTCGCGGCGCTGTTCGCGGTGGTCGGCCACTGCTTCCCCGTCTGGCTGAAATTTCGCGGCGGCAAGGGCGTGGCCACCGGCCTGGGCGCGGTGCTGGCGCTGTCGCCGCTGACCGGCCTGGCCTGCTGCGCCATCTGGCTGGGCGTCGCGCGGCTGACGCGGATATCGTCGGCGGGGGCGCTGGCGGCGTTCGCGGCGATGCCGATGATGCTGGCGGCCCTGAACCACACCGGGGACGGTCCCGCGATCCCGATCGGCGGGCTGCTGATCGCGCTGCTGGTCATCGCCCGCCATCGCGGCAATATCCGCCGCCTGGTGGACGGTACCGAGCCCCGGATCGGACGGAAGCGCCCGTGA
- the gltX gene encoding glutamate--tRNA ligase, translating into MTVRTRFAPSPTGLLHIGNARAALFNFLYARHHGGKFLLRIEDTDRERSTQQAVDVLFDGLAWMGITPDEEPVFQSTRQARHAEIAHHLLAQGLAYRCYCTPEELQQMRDQAAAEGRPPRYNGYWRDRDPSEAPAGAPYTVRIRAPREGETVIHDLVQGDVRVANAELDDMIILRGDGTPVYQLAVVVDDHDMDITHVIRGDDHLTNTFRQAMIYRAMGWDLPAFAHLPLIHGPDGAKLSKRHGAQSVVEFREMGYLPEALNNYLLRLGWGHGDAEILSRDEQIQLFDLDGVGRSASRMDYVKLQHLNGVWLRQADDARLTDDIVARLADRPDVSVDEAVRARILALMPGLKERAKTLVDLADSAAFLGRHVPLAFDAKAEKLLTPEARAMLGELARDLAVIEPFDAPAIDVALRRFAEHHGHKLGQVAQPLRAAMTGGATSPGIDATLAALGRDEVMARIGAVAR; encoded by the coding sequence ATGACCGTTCGCACGCGCTTCGCACCGAGCCCGACCGGGTTGCTGCATATCGGCAACGCCCGCGCCGCCCTGTTCAACTTCCTGTACGCCCGTCACCATGGCGGCAAGTTCCTGCTTCGTATCGAGGATACGGACCGCGAACGCTCGACGCAGCAGGCGGTGGACGTGCTGTTCGACGGGCTGGCCTGGATGGGCATCACCCCGGACGAGGAGCCGGTGTTCCAGTCCACGCGCCAGGCGCGGCACGCCGAAATCGCGCACCACCTGCTGGCGCAGGGGCTGGCCTATCGCTGCTACTGCACGCCGGAAGAACTGCAGCAGATGCGCGACCAGGCGGCGGCCGAGGGGCGGCCGCCCCGCTATAACGGCTACTGGCGCGACCGTGACCCGTCCGAGGCACCGGCCGGCGCGCCCTACACGGTGCGCATCCGTGCCCCGCGCGAGGGCGAGACGGTCATCCACGACCTGGTGCAGGGCGATGTCCGCGTGGCGAACGCCGAGCTGGACGACATGATCATCCTGCGCGGCGACGGCACCCCGGTGTACCAGTTGGCGGTGGTGGTGGACGACCATGACATGGACATCACCCACGTCATTCGCGGCGACGACCACCTGACCAATACCTTCCGCCAGGCGATGATCTATCGCGCCATGGGGTGGGACCTGCCGGCGTTCGCGCATCTGCCCCTGATCCACGGGCCGGACGGCGCCAAGCTGTCCAAGCGGCACGGCGCGCAGTCGGTCGTGGAATTCCGCGAGATGGGATACCTGCCCGAGGCACTGAACAACTACCTGCTGCGGCTGGGCTGGGGCCATGGCGACGCCGAGATCCTGTCGCGGGACGAGCAGATCCAGCTGTTCGACCTGGACGGCGTCGGCCGGTCGGCGTCCCGCATGGATTACGTGAAGCTGCAGCACCTGAACGGGGTATGGCTGCGCCAGGCGGACGATGCGCGGCTGACCGACGATATCGTGGCCCGGCTGGCGGACCGGCCGGACGTGAGCGTGGATGAGGCCGTGCGTGCGCGGATCCTGGCGCTGATGCCCGGGCTGAAGGAACGGGCGAAGACGCTGGTGGACCTGGCCGACAGCGCCGCCTTCCTGGGCCGGCACGTGCCGCTGGCGTTCGACGCCAAGGCCGAGAAGCTGCTGACGCCGGAAGCGCGGGCGATGCTGGGCGAACTGGCCCGCGACCTGGCGGTGATCGAGCCGTTCGACGCGCCCGCGATCGACGTGGCGCTGCGCCGGTTCGCCGAACATCACGGGCACAAGCTGGGCCAGGTGGCGCAGCCCCTGCGCGCGGCGATGACGGGCGGCGCGACCTCGCCGGGGATCGACGCCACGCTGGCGGCGCTGGGCCGGGACGAGGTGATGGCCCGGATCGGGGCGGTCGCGCGATGA
- the dprA gene encoding DNA-processing protein DprA, giving the protein MIPAGPLAARLRLARTEGVGPVGYRKLLLDYGDAERALAALPARARAAGRARALRIPPAEDIAAEIDGTTALGGRIIMLGDPDYPPLLAGIHDAPPALSVLGDAALLAGCGIAIVGARNASSNGARMAESLAATLASQGLTIISGLARGIDAAAHRGAMRAGVTIAAVAGGLDRPYPPDHAELQGRIAQHGVVVTETPLGTAPQSRHFPRRNRLIAGLALGCVVVEAALRSGSLITADLAAGYGRVLFAVPGSPLDARSRGSNALLRRGAILTESEQDVLAELPAGWQGRRQPESRQPENGVAQTQAAWPEPPAFPAPTPLSEGPGGQAEIRDAILTLLSFTPTPVDDLVRRCQFSTSAILTVLSELELAGNIETLPGGSVVLPSQPDETGRTLE; this is encoded by the coding sequence GTGATACCGGCCGGACCGCTGGCCGCCCGCCTGCGCCTGGCGCGCACCGAGGGGGTCGGCCCGGTCGGCTATCGCAAATTGCTGCTGGATTACGGCGACGCCGAGCGTGCGCTGGCCGCCCTGCCCGCCCGGGCGCGGGCGGCGGGGCGGGCCCGCGCGTTGCGCATTCCGCCGGCCGAGGACATCGCGGCGGAAATCGACGGCACCACGGCCCTGGGCGGGCGGATCATCATGCTGGGCGATCCGGATTATCCGCCGCTGCTGGCCGGCATTCACGACGCGCCGCCGGCGCTGTCGGTGCTGGGTGACGCGGCCCTGCTGGCGGGATGCGGCATCGCGATCGTGGGCGCGCGCAACGCGTCGTCGAACGGCGCGCGCATGGCCGAAAGCCTGGCGGCGACGCTGGCCAGCCAGGGGCTGACGATCATATCGGGCCTGGCGCGGGGAATCGACGCCGCCGCCCATCGCGGCGCGATGCGTGCCGGCGTCACCATCGCGGCGGTCGCCGGCGGGCTGGACCGGCCCTATCCCCCGGACCATGCGGAATTGCAGGGCAGGATTGCGCAGCACGGGGTAGTGGTCACGGAAACCCCGCTGGGTACGGCGCCGCAGAGCCGCCATTTCCCGCGCCGCAACCGGCTGATCGCCGGCCTGGCGCTGGGCTGCGTGGTCGTCGAGGCCGCGCTGCGATCGGGCAGCCTGATCACGGCTGACCTGGCCGCCGGCTACGGCCGCGTCCTGTTCGCCGTGCCCGGATCGCCGCTGGACGCGCGCAGCCGCGGCAGCAATGCCCTGCTGCGGCGCGGCGCGATCCTGACCGAGAGCGAGCAGGACGTGCTGGCCGAGCTGCCCGCCGGATGGCAGGGGCGTAGACAGCCCGAAAGCAGACAGCCCGAAAACGGCGTGGCGCAGACCCAGGCGGCCTGGCCGGAACCGCCCGCGTTCCCTGCCCCGACGCCCCTGTCGGAGGGTCCCGGCGGGCAGGCGGAAATCCGTGATGCGATCCTGACGCTGCTGTCTTTCACGCCAACGCCGGTTGACGATCTCGTACGGCGCTGCCAGTTCTCGACATCGGCTATCCTGACCGTACTGTCGGAACTGGAGCTGGCAGGCAACATCGAGACCCTTCCCGGTGGAAGCGTTGTCCTTCCGTCCCAGCCCGACGAGACCGGCCGGACCCTGGAATAG